The genomic DNA AGGGCGATCAGCACGCCCTTGCTTGACTCGCGGGACCGCGCGTCGCAGTCGACCAGCGGGACGTGCGGGTCGAGGTCGAGCGCTTCGCGTACTTCTGCGCTGGTGTAGGGCGGGCCGCCGAAGTCGTTGCGGGCGACGATGAACGGCGTGCCGTGGTGCTCCAGCCGGTCGATGGCGTACCAGGAGTCGGCGAGCCTGCGGTGGTCGACGAGGACGATCGCGCCGAGGGTGCCGGAGAACAGCCGGTCCCAGAGGAACCAGAAGCGTTCCTGTCCGGGTGCTCCGAAGAGGTAGAGCACGGTGCGCTCGTCCAGGCTGATCCGCCCGAAGTCGAAGGCGACCGTGGTGGCGGTCTTGCCGGGTACGGCGCTGCGGTCGTCGATGCCGCGGCCGGCGAGGGTCATCGTCTCCTCGGTGTTCAGCGGCCGGATGTCGCTGACGGAGCGGACCATGGTGGTCTTGCCGACGCCGAAGCCGCCGACGATGACGATCTTCAGCCCGTTGTCCGCGGTACGGGCCAGGGGGGCGCGCTCGGTCGCGCCGCCCGGCGCGGGGGTCGCGCGGGGGTCAGAGGTGGCGGAGTCCAACGAGCACCTTCTCCAGAGTCTCGGGATCGGCGAACCGGACGCCGCCCGGTGTGCGCGGGGGCGCGTACCGCGGGTGGCGGGCGGTGATCCGGCCGGCGGCCAGCAGGTCGGACAGCAGGATCTTGGTGATGCCGACGGGCAGTCCGAGGTCGGCGGACAGTTCCACCACGGCGGTCGGGGTGCGGCAGATGCGCAGGATCGCGGCGTGCTCCGACTGCATGCCCGGCGCCGGCTCGTCCTCGGCGACCACCAGGGTGACGAGGTCGAACTCGTCGCTGGCGGGCCGGCTGCGCCCTCCTGTCAGGGTGTACAGCCGGTCCGGGTCGTCGTCCCGGCCGGGGCGGGTCATTCCGCCGCGACCCCCTCGGCCGCGGGTACGGGCCCGCGGGCGGGGGCGCTGAGGTGGTCGCCGAGCTGTTCGACGAGTTCCAGCATGTTGTGTCCGACGAGCCCGGGGTCGGCCGTCTCGGCGGCGATGACGGCGACGTGGCTGCCGGAGCCGGCTTCGGCGATGAAGAGGATGCCGCCGTAGAACTCGGTCATCGACTGCCGTACGCCGCCGCTGCCGTCGCCGAACTCGACGGAGGCGCCGTGCGACAGGCTCTGGATGCCGGCGGAGATGGCGGCGAGCTGGTCGGCGCGGTCCTCGGAGAGTTCGGGCGTGTGGCAGAGCTTGAGCCCGTCGCGGGAGAGGACGAGGGCGTGCCTGGCGCCGGGCGTGCGCTCCAGCAACCCCTCCAGCAGCCAGGTCAGCCCGGTGGCCTCGGCGGGAGATTGGGTCATCGGTCGTCCTCCGAAGGTGAAGCGGCATTGCGTGCGGGGGGTGCGGTGGAGGGGCCGTCGCCGGGCGCGGCGGGTTCCTCGCGTTCCGCGGGTCGGTCTGCTGGTGCGGGGGCTTCGGCGCGTGCGCCGTCGTCCTGCCGTACGTCGTCTGCGTCCCGTTCGGCGTCTGGGGCCGCTGCGGCGCCTGCGGCCGGTGCGTCGCCGGCCCGGCCGGTGTCGCGCTTGCGGCCGTTGACGGCGGCGACCATGGCGCCGCCCGCCGTGCTGGTGCCGCCCTCGCCGTCCGCGCCGCGCTCCTGGCCGGTCACCGCACGCCGGAAGGCGCCGAACCGGGCGGCGGAGCCGGCGGGTTCGCGCCGGCGCTGGGATCCGGTGTCGTCACCGGCGGCACCCTGGCCGCCGGTACCCGTGTCCGTGCCCGTACCGGCGGCCTCGCCCGGCGTGCCGCCGTCCGGCACTCCGCCGGGGTGTGCGCCCGCCAGCGTGCGCCCGCGGCGCCGCCGCGGCAGCGCGGCCAGCGCGAACGGGTCGTGCCCGCCGTCGCCCGCCCGCTCGTCGGCGTCCTCGCCGGCGGCGACGTCCCGCTGCCGGGGCAGCGGGAGCGGCGTGCTGCCGGTGTCCTCGGTGGGCATGGGCAGGGCCGGTGTGCGTACGGGTTCGCCGGGCCGGGCGCGGGAGATCAGCTCCTGCGGGATCATCAGCACGACGCCCGTGCCGCCGATGGCGGAGGGGCGGAACGAGACGGTCAGCCCGTGCTTCTGCGCGAGGTGCCCGACGACGGGCAGGCCGAGCCGGGTGCCGGTGAGCGTGGACAGGTCGGTGGCGGTGCCGGCGACGGCGCGCTCGGCGCGGCGCTGCGCGGCCTCGCTCATCATCAGGCCGCTGTCCTCGATGGTGACGACGGCGCCGGCGGGCACCTCCGAGACGTAGACGTGCACCTCGGTGGTGGGGGGCGAGAAGTTGCAGGCGTTGTCGAGGAGTTCGGCGAGGGCGTGCATGACGCCCTCGGCGGCGTGTCCTGCGACAGCCACTTCGGAGACGGCCCGCAGCCGCACGCGCTGGTAGCCGGCGATCCGGCCCATGGCGCCGCGCAGGATGGACTCCATGGTGATCGGCTTCGCCCAGCGGCGGCCGGTGCGGGCGCCGCTGAGCACGGCGATGCTGTCGGCGACGCGGCCGGCCTGCGCGGTGCGGTGGTCGAGGTGGAGGAGGTCGCCGAGGACGTCGGCGTCGCCGTGGCGGTGCTCCATCTCGCGCAGGTCGGCGAGCATGCTGGTGGTGATGGCCTGCATCCGTCCTGCGGCGTTGGCGCAGGAGGCCATGGCGGCGGCGCGGCGGTTCTCGCTGCGCCGCGCTTCTTCGGCGACCTGCTGTACGGCGCGCCGGTACGCCTGGTTGTCCAACTGCGGGGCGGCGGCGAGTGCTTCGTCGACAGGCGCGCCGGCGGCGATCTTCCGCAATACCTCGGGTACGACGCGGTCGGCGAAGGCGGCGGCGGCGCCGGCCGCGGCGGCGGCGCGTTCGTCGGCGCGGGCGGCCTTGGCGCGGTAGCCGGCCGCGGCGGCGACGGCTATGCACAGCAGGACGGCGGCGGCGCAACCGGCGTAGACGATGTGCCGGGTGTGGTCCTCGGGTCCTGCGAGCGCCGCGGCCAGTACCGCGACGGCGGTCGCGGGCACCGTGACGAAGAGGGCCGGCAGTGGTGCGGGGAGTCGGGAACGCGAGGCCCGGGGCGGGGCTGCATCCTGGTGCGCGGTCATCGACGGGCTCCTCCGGGCAGGTGGCCTGTCCCAGGTCGGGTGTGTGCGCCGGGCTGAGCAACGTGCTCGCAGGTGCTCAAGTCGCCGACACTATAGGGAGTTTCCTCACCACACCAGCACACTCAGAGGACCGTTTGCAGCACACCTGTGACAAGAGATGTCTGCCCTGGTCCGCTCCGGTCAGGGCGGCTTCCGGAGGTCCCGCCGCGGCGATCGTGACGGCCCTGTCACCGCCGGTCGGCTAGAACGTAGGACGCCCAAGATCGCCCGTACGCCCCCTGCGGCAACGGCGTCCAACTGCTCAACGGCCCTGGTCAGCATGCCTTTGCGGCGTCACCACGCTGTAACCGCGCGCTTGTTACAACGTTTGAGCAAGATCGCTGATCAAGCAGCCACGCGGCGCCACCACCTTGCCGTACGACGGCCGCTCAGCGCTCCGGACCCTCCACCCGACGGGAGACCCTACGGATGACCCGTTTACCCCGTACGTACGCCACGTTCATGCTCTGCGGAGTCACGGTCGCCGCACTCACCGCGGCGGCCCCGGCCCCCGGCGCCGCCGCCCGGCCCGCCGCCGGCTCCGGCCCGGCCTCTGACGGCGCAGCCGCCGACGGCACCGACGCCGCCCCCGGCTCCGCCGCCCCCGGCGCAGCCGCCGACCAGGCCGCCGCCGTCGACGGCGAGGACCCGCCCGGGCTCGACGTGCTCAAGCGCGGCCAGGGCATGGCCCCCGGCCTCCTCTTCCTCACCCCCCAGGGCCGCCACGAGACGCCCCGCGGCCCCCAGATCGTCGACGACCGCGGCCGCCCGGTCTGGTACCACCGGATCCCCGCCGGCTTCGTCGCCGCCGACTTCCAGGTCCAGGAGTACCGCGGCAAGAAGGTGCTCACCTGGTGGGAAGGCGAAAGCTCCCCCACCGGCACGGGCTCGGGCACCGGATATATCGCCGACGAGAACTACGACATCATCGCCACCGTCAAGACTCCCGACGCGGGCGAGCGCACCGACTTCCACGAGTTCCGCCTCACCCCCGACGGCACGGCCCTGATCCTCAGCTACCGCGACGAGCCGTACGACCTCACCCCCGTCGGCGGACCCGAAGACGGTCAGGTCCTCGACTACGTCGTGCAGGAGATCGACATCGCCACCGGCGAAAAGGTCATGGACTGGCACAGCCTCGACCACATCCCGATCACCGACTCCGACCGCCGCTTCGACCCCGGCATGCCAGGCCCTTTTCCGTACATGCACCTCAACGCCGTCAGCCTCGACCACGACGGCAACCTCCTCTTCTCCGGCCGCGAGACCAGCACCATCTACAAGGTCGACCGCGAGACCGGCGAGGTCATCTGGCGGCTCGGCGGCAAGCGCAGCGACTTCCGCCTCGGCGCCGGCGCCCGCACCATCGGCCAGCACAACATCGAGCCCGCCGGCGAGAACACGTACCGCGTCTTCGACAACCAGAACATGGGCAGCCCCGGCTACGAGTCGCGGGTGGCGTGGCTGCGTATCGACGAGCAGCAGATGACCGCCGAGCTCGTACGCCAGCAGGTCCACCCGGACCGGCTGACGACCGGACTGGAGGGCAACAGCCAGGCGCTGCCCAACGGCAACACCTTCGTGAGCTGGGGCTCCCCTTCCGGCCGCATCTCCGAGTTCTCGCCCTCCGGCCAACTGGTCTTCGACAGCACGCTGCCGGAGGACATCAGCAGTTACCGCGGCTATCGCGCCCCCTGGAAGAGCACCCCCGACACCGCCCCCGAGGCCGAGGTGAACGACGCGGTCACCGCCGTCGACGCCGTGTGGAACGGCGCGACGGAGGTCGAGGGCTGGCGGGTACTCGGCGGCGAGACGCAGTCGCGGCTGCGCCCCGTGGCGCGCGCCGGGTGGAAGGGGCTCGACACCGAAGTGCAACTGCCGCCCGAGGCCCGCGACATCGACTACGTGAAGGTCCAGGCGCTCGACGCGCGCGGCCGGGTCCTCGGGTCCTCGCCGGTCGAGGCCGTGGAGCCCGCCGCATCCCCCCACCACTGACAGAAGGCCGCCGACGCCTCGCACAGTCAGGAGAAGAACACGATGTCCGAAGCGCGGATCGTGGCTGTCACGTTCCGGACCCCACCGCTGGTCAAGATGGAAGAGTTCGCCAACCTCGTCGCCGCGGAACCCGGAGGCGACACGGTCGCCCAGGTCATCCGGAACTCGGCGATCACCACCAAGGGCATGGCCGTGAACGCCCTGCTGGAAGACCCCCGCCGCTGGACCACGCGCCGGCGGATGGACCGCAGCCTCGCCGAGGCCCGCCACCTCGGCCGCACCACCGTCATCGCGGCGCTCGCCGAGGCCGGCCTGCGCCCGGAGGACGTGGGGCTGTTCGCCACCGTCACCACGACCACCCACTCCGCCCCCGGCCTCGACGCCCTCGCCCCGGAACTCGGGCTGCGCCCGGACGTCGAGACGCTGTCCCTCGGCCCGATGGGCTGCTATGCGGCCGTGCCGGCGGTGTCCGCGTGCGCGCACTGGGTCGCGGCCAAGCGGCGCCCGGCGGTACTGCTCGCGGTCGACCTCTTCTCGCCGCACGTGCAGCCGCCCCCGTACGACAAGGAACAGGCCGTCGTCCTCACGCTGTTCGGCGACGGCGCCGCGGCGGTGGTGCTGCTGCCGCCGGAGGCGGGTGAGCCCGGCGGCGTCGAGGTCGTCGACTCCGAACAGCTCACCGCGCCGGCCTACGCGGACGACCTCCAGGTGCACATGGGCGACAACGGGCTGCGTATCAGGCTCAAGCCGTCCATGCCGGACGTCGTCGCGGGCTCCGTCGCGATTCCGGCGCGGGCGCTGCTCGCCAGGCACGGGGTCCGCTGGTCCGACGTCGCGTGGTGGGCCGTCCACCCGGGCGGCCGGCGCATCCTCGACCGGGTCGACGAGGCGCTGGGCCTGCCGGAGCGGTCGATGGCCACGGCGCGGGAGGTGATGCGGGAGTACGGCAACACCGCGGCCCCGGCGGTGCTGGCGGTGCTGCGCCGGCTGCAGACGACGCGGCCGCTGGCGGCGGGTGAGCACGGGGTGGTGCTGGCGTGCGGCCCGGGAGCGACGGTCTGGGCGCTGCTGCTGCGCGGCGCGTAGGGACAACGTAGGACGTCGGAAACCGAAAGGAGAAGGTGATGCTGGAAGTCATCGGCGCGGGAGTCGGCCGTACGGGAACGCTGTCGCTCAAGACGGCGCTGGAACGGCTGGGCTTCGGCCCGTGTCACCACATGCTGGGCCTCTTCGAGGACCCGGAGCAGATCCCGATGTGGGAGGCGGCGTCGCGCGGCGAGTCCGTGGCCTGGCACCAGGTGTACGCACGGTACGGCTCGACGGTGGACTGGCCGGGCGCCCGCTTCTGGCGGGAGATAGCGGGGGCGTTCCCCGAGGCGAAGGTGGTGCTGACGGTACGGGACCCGGAGAGCTGGTACGCGAGCGCGGCGAGCAGCATCTACGCCACGGCGGTGGCCCCGCCCCCGCCGGACGTGGGCGAGGGCTTCGTACGGCTTCGGGACATGTCGCTTGAGGTGATCTGGGACGGCGTGTTCGACGGCCGGTTCACGGAGAAGGAGCACGCGCTGAAGGTCTTCGCGGAGCACGAGGCGGCGGTGCGGGAGGAGATACCCGCGGACCGGTTGCTGGTGTTCCGGGTGAGCGAGGGCTGGGAGCCGCTGTGCGACTTCCTGGGAGTGCCGGTGCCGGACGAACCGTTCCCGAGGAGCAACGAGCGGGGCAGGTTCGTGGACGAGGTGAGGGAGCGCAGCGGGGCGGCAGGCGGGGGAGACGCCGCGGGGTGAGACGGAACGGCGGGACGCGGCGGGGGTGATACTCCTCCGATCACCGCGACGCGACCGCGGCGGCAGGGGCCCGGAGGGCATTGCTCTTCGGGCCTCTGCCGGTTTGGGGGGAGGGCGGGGCTGCCGGGGGGTACGGGGGGCGGGCAAGTCGGGGGGAGGGGACGGCGGAGCGGGACCGGGGGGCCGGGGGCGGGAGACCCGGGGGCTGGGGGGACCCGGGGGCTGGGGGAACCCGGGGGCGGCGGCAGAGCCCGAGCCCGGTGGCGGCGGAGCCGTGGGACGGCGGAGCCCGAGCCGGGGGCGGGAGAGTAGGGGGGCGGGCCGGAGCCGGGCGGGCGAGCCGGCGGCGGGGCGGCGCCCAGAGCGGGGCCGGAGTCGGGGGGCGGAGCCGGGGGGCGGAGTCGGCCGACCGCTGCCGCCGAGGGAGCCGCGGACGTGGGCCGGCCCACCGGGCCGGGGCGCTGCCCGATCACGGATTGCCCCAGGTAGGCGGGGGGCCGGAGTCGGGGCGTGTGTTCTCGTATTCGAGCCGCACGGACGGGGGTTTGGAGCATTGGGCCCCCCTCGGACGGAGACCGGCTCGCACGACAACCGAGGTCCGGCCCAGCGGCGATGATCCGAATCAATCGGCGACAGGCCCTCGCCCAGCCGGAACCGAGCCAGAAGCCGGGACCGCGATGACCGGATCGCCCGATGGCGCCACCCGGACGGAGATTCGGGGCCGTAACTCGCGGTAACCCACCCCAAAATCATCCCAAATCGCCCACCAGACCAGACTTTCGCCCACCCGCGCGCACCCACTGGGCCCAGGCAGTCCCGAGCGAATGCAACCGAGAGAAACTCGCAGCAACACCTCCACCGAACCAGGACAAATCACCCCCACGGGCTGACTTTCGCCCATCGACGCACACCCCGCCGCCCGCAGGCCCGGCAGCCGCCGTTGGCGGCTCCCGGGCGGAGGGATTGGGTCGTAACTCGCGGTAGCACCCCCGGATCCGGCCCGAATCGGGCCCCGGAACCCGACTTTCGCTCAGTGGCACGCACGCACCGCCACCCCGACGCCGCTCCCCGAAGCGGATCTCCCCCACGGACGCGGGTCACGCCAGCCCCGTACGACGCTGCCCACCTGCGGATGGCCCGGGCCCGCCCCCGTGCAATGCTCCAATGCCTCAGCCCCGTACTCCGCCCACCCCGCGAACCACCCCCGGCCTCGACCCCGTAGTCCGCCCAGCCCCGCGAACACCCCCCGGCCCGGGCCCCGCACGCCCCGAGGACACCGCAACGGCCCTGCCCCGGCCCGGGGTTCCGCTCCCTGCCCGCCGGGCGCATCAGCGACGGAGCGCAGCCGTCTCCGGCTCCCGCCCCCGTCCAGCGGGGACTTCGGCGACGAGGCCCGGCCCGCCTCCGGCCCTCCCACGTCGGCCGCAGGCAACGGCGATCAGGGCAGATCCAGCACCCGGCAGCCCGCCCTCCGTCGCCCGGGCGCGTCGGCGATCAGGGCAGACCCACCGGCCGGTCGCCCGCCCCGCGTCCGCCGGGAACCTCGGCGCTCGGGGAAGACCCGGCGTCCGGCGGCCCGGCCCCGGTCCGGCGGGGGCATGGGCGATCGGGCCCGGCCGCTCCGTCTTCCCACGTCGGCCGGGACCTCGGCGAGCGGGGAGGGCCCGGCGCCCGGTAGCCGCCGCCCCGTCGGCGGGGCACGGCATCCGTAGTGGAGCGTTAGGGTGCCCGCTCCCTCCGGGCCACCCATAGCCGCCGGTCTTTTACGGGCCGGGGTGCGGTGTCAGGGGTGGGGCGAAGCCCCATCGCGAAGCGACGTCCCTGGAGCGAAGCGGAAGGGACGCCCTTGACACCGGACGCAGGCCCGCACACTCAGGAGTGGGGTGGCCCGGGGGGAGCCCCAACGACACGGCCACTCCCCTCACCGACACCCCCGTACACCGGCCCACCCCACGCACCACCGCCACCCCGACGCCGTACCCCCGCACCCGCCCCGCACTGACACGACGTACCAGCTCAGCGGCCTGTAGCCCCCCGCGTTGTCACAGGAGGCGCATACCCTTGGGCGGGCGTGAGGGGAGATGGCGTGAGGGGAGATGGCGTGAGGGGAGATGGGGGGTCGGCGCGCCCTCGGGGCGCTCGCTCGGGCGGGTATTCCGGGTGCCGGTCCCCCCGGACTGCGGTGTCTCGCGGGCCCGCTGCGCGGAGGCCGGGTGTGCCGAGACGCGGGGACAGGGACGCCCGGTGCGCCGAGACACGGAAACACGGACGCCCGGTGTGCCGAGACGCGGGGACAGGGACGCCCGGTGCGCCGAGACGCGGGGACACGGACGCACGGTGCGCCGAGACACGGAAACACGGACGCCCATTGCGTGAAGCGCGGCAGCGCGGGTTCAGACGGCGACACTTGGGCCGGGGTAGGCCGGTGGCGCCCCGGCGTTGAGAGCGTTGCTCTGGTGCCCTGGGCTGCCGAGTCGTTCCGGCTGCCCGTCCCTGGAGGTCTTCCGTGTACGTCGTCAACGTCTGTGTCGCCCTGCGGCGCCGTGATCAGTGGCTGTTGATCGTCCGCCACCCCGACCTGGGCCACGCCGGTGGGACCCTCGCCGTCCCCGGCGGCAAAGTAGAGGCGGCCGCCGGCCCATCCGACAGTGACGACGTCCTCGAAGCCACCGCCCGGCGCGAGACAGCCGAAGAGGTCGGCGTCGATCTCACCGGCGTCCCGCTCCACTACGCGGAGAGCACCTTCTTCGTCTCCGACACCGGCAACCCCGTCGTGAACGTCCTCTTCGCCGCCCACCTCCCCGAGAACGCAGCCCCCCACCCCGCCGCACCGGCCGAGGTATCCGAGGTCCTGTGGCGTACGCAGCCGGAAGTCGAGGCCACCGCGGGCTGCCCGCCCTGGACCGTGCAGAACATTCGCCGGGCGGCGGCAGCCCTGGGTCCCGCCCAGCCGCTGTGAGGCCACACCGGCTGTCCCGCTCACACCCGCCCCAGGTCTCCGGCCGATTCATGCCTCTGGCCCGGGTCCCCGTCAGCGGTCGGCGTACTCCCCCAGGACGACCACCGACACCACCGCACCGCCGAATGCCGTGACCGCGCGCCACGCCGTGTGCAGGTGGTGCCTCGTCGCACGCACGGCCACCGTCGCGATGTGCGGGCTGTCGGGCTGCGGGGCGTCGGTGGCCCGCCGGCTGTCTGCCCCGCGCGGCGGGGCGATGGAAGCGCTGCTCATGTTTCCAGCGTGCCGCGGATCACCTGCGAAAACCTCGGCCCGCGGGCGGAACCCCACCGCCCCGGATCTACGACCCAAGGGCCAGCCGCACCCCTACGGAAGTCTCAGGGTTCCCCCGACTTCCTCGTCCCGCGCCTCCTGCGGCACCCGCGTCGGCTCCAGCGTCGCCCGTACGGTCTTGCCGACGCATTCGCGCGGGAACCACGACAGCTCCGCCCCCAGCCCCCGCGCCAGGAACAGCCCCCTCCCCCGCTCGTCCTCCGGCCCCGGCGGCGATGCCTCCGGCCTCCGCGGCGGCTGCGTCGTCTGGGGGTCCGATACGTCGATCACCAGCGAACCGTCCTCCCGTACGGCCAGCCGCACCCGCACCCGGCGCCCGACCTGCCGCCCGTACTGGATCGCGTTCGTCACCAACTCCGACACCACCAGCGCCGCGTCCTGCGCATCCCCACCCCACCACCGTCCCCGTGCGCGATTCGAAAGACCCCCGCGGCCCGCGCCTGGCCTTCACCCCCGCCGCATGGGACGCCTTCGTCGCCGCCGTCAAGCGCGAGGAGTTCCCCGGCCGCTAGCCGCCGGGGGCGATGCCCCCGGTGAAATTCGTTGGACCGGCCCGCCCCCCGGCCCGTAAGCTCGCGCGTCTGCCCCCGCCTCACCGGCTGTTTTCGCGCGCCGGGAGTGCCGCCTGCCGGTCGGAAACCGGCGGCCTACGCCACGCCCGTGACCGGGCCGCCAGCCGCCGGAGGCTTGTACCACCATGTCCGACCCCACCGCTACCACCACCGGGACGACCCCCGCCCCCCTCCTCCGCGAGCGCGCCCACCTCGCCGCGTCCCGTAGCGCCCTGCGTGACATGCGCGCCGACGCCGAGGCGCTGGACATCGCCGACGTGACCGCGAACTGGGTCAACGCCGAGGTCCTCCAGTCCGAGATCGACCTGCGGATCAAGGCTCTCGCCGACCTCGCCGACACCCCGCTCTTCTTCGGGCGCCTCGACTACTCCCACGCCCCCGGCGCGGAGATGGCCGAAGGGGACCCCGGGGAGAACTTCTACATCGGGCGGCGGCACGTGCACGACGCCGACGGGGACCCGATGGTGATCGACTGGCGGGCGCCGGTCTCGCAGCCGTTCTACCGGGCGTCGAAGAAGGACCCCATGGACGTCTCCCTCCGCCGCCGGTTCGGGTACGACCGCGGGGAGATCACGGCGTACGAGGACGAGCATCTGACCGACCCGGCCGAGGCGGCGAAGTCGAGCGCCCTCCTCCAGCGGGAGATCGAGCGGCCGCGCGTCGGGCCGATGCGGGACATCGTGGCGACGATCCAGCCCGAGCAGGACGAGATCGTCCGGGCGGAGATCGGCGGGACCGTGTGCGTGCAGGGGGCGCCGGGGACGGGGAAGACGGCGGTGGGGCTGCACCGGGTTGCGTATCTGCTGTACGCGCACCGGGAGCGGCTGGCGCGTACGGGGACGCTGGTGATCGGGCCGAACGACTCCTTCCTGCGGTACATCGAGCAGGTGCTGCCGACGCTGGGCGAGCTGGACGTCAAGCAGGCGACGGTGGCCGAGCTGGTCGCGCACGTGGAGGTGCGCGGGGCCGATCCGGCGCCGGTGGCGCGGCTCAAGGGCGACGCGCGGATGGCGGAGGTGCTGCGGCGGGCGGTGCGGGCCGGGGTGACGATGCCGGTGGAGCCGGTCGTGGTGGTGCGCGGGTCGCGGCGGTGGCGGGTGCCCGCGTACGAGGTGGAGGAGCTGGTACGGGAGCTGCTCGCGCGGGACATCCGCTACGGCTCGGCGCGGGAGGCGCTGCCGCAGCGGATCGCGCACGCCGTGCTCGTCCGGATGGAGCGGGCCGGTGAGGCGCCGGACGACCGGGTGCAGGACGCGGTGGCGCGGAACGCGGTGGTGAAGGCGGCGGTCAAGGAGATCTGGCCGGCGGTGGATCCGGTGAAGCTGGTGCTGCGGCTGCTGTCGGATGCCGACTTCCTTGCCGCGCACGCGGAGGGGGTTCTCGACGCGGACGAGCAGCGGCTGCTCCTGTGGGAGAAGGCGCCGCGGGGGGTGCGGTCGGCGCGGTGGTCGGCGGCGGACGCGGTGCTGATCGACGAGGCGCGGGACGTGGTGGAGCGGACGCCGTCGCTGGGGCACGTGGTGCTGGACGAGGCGCAGGACCTGTCGCCGATGCAGTACCGGGCGGTGGGGCGGCGGTGTTCGACCGGATCGGCGACCGTCCTGGGGGACATCGCGCAGGGGACGACGCCGTGGGCGACGGAGAGCTGGGCGGTCGCCCTCGCGCACCTGGGGAAGCCGGACGCGGCGGTGGAGGAGCTGACGCAGGGCTTCCGGGTGCCGCGGGAGGTCATCGCGTACGCGTCGCGGCTGCTGCCGTCGATCGCGCCGGGGCTGGCGGAGGCGACGTCGATCCGCGAGTCGGCGGGGGACCTGGCGGTACGGGCGCTGCCGCGGGCGGCGCTGGACGGCTCGGTGGCGGAGGCGTGCGGGTCGGTGCTGCGGAGCCGGGAGGGCTCGGTGGGGCTGATCGCGGCGGACGGGCGGGTGGCCGCGCTGGGGGCAGCGCTGGCGGCGGCGGGGCTGCCGTTCCTGGCGCCGGGTGAGGAGACGACGTCGGAGGCGCGGCTGACGCTGGTGCCCGCGTCGCTGGCGAAGGGCCTGGAGTACGACTACGTCGTCCTGGACGACCCGGCGACGATCGTCGCGGCGGAGCCGGACGTACGGACGGGGCTGCGGCGGCTGTACGTCTGCCTGACGCGGGCGGTGTCGGGGCTGACGGTGCTGCACGCGGAGCCGCTGCCGGCGGAGCTGGCGGCGTGAGGGCGCCGTAGCCC from Streptomyces sp. CMB-StM0423 includes the following:
- a CDS encoding GTP-binding protein, with product MDSATSDPRATPAPGGATERAPLARTADNGLKIVIVGGFGVGKTTMVRSVSDIRPLNTEETMTLAGRGIDDRSAVPGKTATTVAFDFGRISLDERTVLYLFGAPGQERFWFLWDRLFSGTLGAIVLVDHRRLADSWYAIDRLEHHGTPFIVARNDFGGPPYTSAEVREALDLDPHVPLVDCDARSRESSKGVLIALVEHLQRLAAGTATAATAAGAAASAAATVPTAPETAT
- a CDS encoding DUF742 domain-containing protein, which translates into the protein MTRPGRDDDPDRLYTLTGGRSRPASDEFDLVTLVVAEDEPAPGMQSEHAAILRICRTPTAVVELSADLGLPVGITKILLSDLLAAGRITARHPRYAPPRTPGGVRFADPETLEKVLVGLRHL
- a CDS encoding roadblock/LC7 domain-containing protein; translation: MTQSPAEATGLTWLLEGLLERTPGARHALVLSRDGLKLCHTPELSEDRADQLAAISAGIQSLSHGASVEFGDGSGGVRQSMTEFYGGILFIAEAGSGSHVAVIAAETADPGLVGHNMLELVEQLGDHLSAPARGPVPAAEGVAAE
- a CDS encoding ATP-binding protein; translated protein: MTAHQDAAPPRASRSRLPAPLPALFVTVPATAVAVLAAALAGPEDHTRHIVYAGCAAAVLLCIAVAAAAGYRAKAARADERAAAAAGAAAAFADRVVPEVLRKIAAGAPVDEALAAAPQLDNQAYRRAVQQVAEEARRSENRRAAAMASCANAAGRMQAITTSMLADLREMEHRHGDADVLGDLLHLDHRTAQAGRVADSIAVLSGARTGRRWAKPITMESILRGAMGRIAGYQRVRLRAVSEVAVAGHAAEGVMHALAELLDNACNFSPPTTEVHVYVSEVPAGAVVTIEDSGLMMSEAAQRRAERAVAGTATDLSTLTGTRLGLPVVGHLAQKHGLTVSFRPSAIGGTGVVLMIPQELISRARPGEPVRTPALPMPTEDTGSTPLPLPRQRDVAAGEDADERAGDGGHDPFALAALPRRRRGRTLAGAHPGGVPDGGTPGEAAGTGTDTGTGGQGAAGDDTGSQRRREPAGSAARFGAFRRAVTGQERGADGEGGTSTAGGAMVAAVNGRKRDTGRAGDAPAAGAAAAPDAERDADDVRQDDGARAEAPAPADRPAEREEPAAPGDGPSTAPPARNAASPSEDDR
- a CDS encoding arylsulfotransferase family protein codes for the protein MTRLPRTYATFMLCGVTVAALTAAAPAPGAAARPAAGSGPASDGAAADGTDAAPGSAAPGAAADQAAAVDGEDPPGLDVLKRGQGMAPGLLFLTPQGRHETPRGPQIVDDRGRPVWYHRIPAGFVAADFQVQEYRGKKVLTWWEGESSPTGTGSGTGYIADENYDIIATVKTPDAGERTDFHEFRLTPDGTALILSYRDEPYDLTPVGGPEDGQVLDYVVQEIDIATGEKVMDWHSLDHIPITDSDRRFDPGMPGPFPYMHLNAVSLDHDGNLLFSGRETSTIYKVDRETGEVIWRLGGKRSDFRLGAGARTIGQHNIEPAGENTYRVFDNQNMGSPGYESRVAWLRIDEQQMTAELVRQQVHPDRLTTGLEGNSQALPNGNTFVSWGSPSGRISEFSPSGQLVFDSTLPEDISSYRGYRAPWKSTPDTAPEAEVNDAVTAVDAVWNGATEVEGWRVLGGETQSRLRPVARAGWKGLDTEVQLPPEARDIDYVKVQALDARGRVLGSSPVEAVEPAASPHH
- a CDS encoding type III polyketide synthase; its protein translation is MSEARIVAVTFRTPPLVKMEEFANLVAAEPGGDTVAQVIRNSAITTKGMAVNALLEDPRRWTTRRRMDRSLAEARHLGRTTVIAALAEAGLRPEDVGLFATVTTTTHSAPGLDALAPELGLRPDVETLSLGPMGCYAAVPAVSACAHWVAAKRRPAVLLAVDLFSPHVQPPPYDKEQAVVLTLFGDGAAAVVLLPPEAGEPGGVEVVDSEQLTAPAYADDLQVHMGDNGLRIRLKPSMPDVVAGSVAIPARALLARHGVRWSDVAWWAVHPGGRRILDRVDEALGLPERSMATAREVMREYGNTAAPAVLAVLRRLQTTRPLAAGEHGVVLACGPGATVWALLLRGA
- a CDS encoding sulfotransferase family protein, which encodes MLEVIGAGVGRTGTLSLKTALERLGFGPCHHMLGLFEDPEQIPMWEAASRGESVAWHQVYARYGSTVDWPGARFWREIAGAFPEAKVVLTVRDPESWYASAASSIYATAVAPPPPDVGEGFVRLRDMSLEVIWDGVFDGRFTEKEHALKVFAEHEAAVREEIPADRLLVFRVSEGWEPLCDFLGVPVPDEPFPRSNERGRFVDEVRERSGAAGGGDAAG
- a CDS encoding NUDIX domain-containing protein; the encoded protein is MYVVNVCVALRRRDQWLLIVRHPDLGHAGGTLAVPGGKVEAAAGPSDSDDVLEATARRETAEEVGVDLTGVPLHYAESTFFVSDTGNPVVNVLFAAHLPENAAPHPAAPAEVSEVLWRTQPEVEATAGCPPWTVQNIRRAAAALGPAQPL
- a CDS encoding DUF397 domain-containing protein, which translates into the protein MRDSKDPRGPRLAFTPAAWDAFVAAVKREEFPGR